From Columba livia isolate bColLiv1 breed racing homer chromosome 7, bColLiv1.pat.W.v2, whole genome shotgun sequence, one genomic window encodes:
- the LOC135579931 gene encoding olfactory receptor 14I1-like, with protein MSNSSSITQFLLLPFTDTRELQLLHFWLFLGIYLAALLGNGLIITTIACDQHLHTPMYFFLLNLSLLDLGSISTIVPKSMANSLWDTRTISYRGCATQLFFFLSLISVEYSLLTITAYDCYVAICKPLHYGTLLGSRACVHMAAAAWASGFLNTFLHTVNTFSLPLCKGNAVDQFFCEIPHILKLSCSDSYPREVWLLVVSSCLVFGCFVFIVVSYVQIFRAVLRIPSEQGRHKAFSTCLPHLAVVSLFVSTGIFAHLKPPSIFSPNLDRVVSVLYSVVPPAVNPLIYSMRNKEIKDSLRKLFDQGLLQYQ; from the coding sequence atgtccaacagcagctccatcacccagttcctcctcttgccattcacagacacacgggagctgcagctcttgcacttctggctcttcctgggcatctacctggctgccctcctgggcaacggcctcatcatcaccaccatagcctgtgaccagcacctccacacccccatgtacttcttcctcctcaacctctccctccttgacttgggctccatctccaccattgtccccaaatccatggccaattccctttGGGACACCAGGACTATCTCCTATCGAGGATGTGctacacagctctttttttttctctccttgatcTCTGTTGAGTATTCCCTTCTCACCATCACGGCCTATGActgctacgttgccatctgcaaacccctgcactacgggaccctcctgggcagcagagcttgtgtccacatggcagcagctgcctgggccagtggCTTTCTCAACACTTTTCTACACACGGTCaacacattttcactgccactctgcaagggcaatgctgtggaccagttcttctgcgAAATTCCTCatatcctcaagctctcctgctcagactcCTACCCCAGGGAAGTGTGGCTTCTTGTTGTTAGCTCCTGTTTAGtctttgggtgttttgtgttcattgtggtgtcctatgtgcagatcttcagggccgtgctgaggatcccctctgagcagggacggcacaaagccttttccacgtgcctccctcacctggccgtggtctccctgtttgtcagcactggtaTTTTTGCTCACCTGAAGCCCCCTTCCATCTTCTCCCCAAACCTAGATCGGGTGGTGTccgttctgtactcggtggtgcctccagcagtgaaccccctcatttACAGTATGAGGAACAAAGAGATCAAGGATTCCCTGAGGAAATTATTTGACCAAGGACTACTGCAGTATCAATAA